Proteins from a single region of Lujinxingia litoralis:
- a CDS encoding GyrI-like domain-containing protein, producing the protein MLDAKEIISTRAKPSAVIRMTIAREMMPELFGPALEEIFDQLRTQGVISSGPAYAYHLRMDPEVFDFEAGVTVASPVTPAGRVEAGELPAHSQVARATYTGPYEGLGPAWGEFDGWVKEEGHTPEESLWEVYISGPESSTDPSTWRTDLYRPLKDS; encoded by the coding sequence ATGCTTGACGCAAAGGAAATCATCTCGACCCGCGCGAAGCCTTCCGCGGTGATACGCATGACGATCGCCCGCGAGATGATGCCGGAGCTCTTTGGTCCGGCGCTTGAGGAGATCTTTGATCAGCTTCGAACTCAGGGCGTCATCTCCAGCGGGCCGGCGTATGCCTATCACCTGCGGATGGATCCGGAGGTCTTCGACTTCGAGGCCGGCGTCACGGTGGCGTCCCCGGTCACTCCGGCCGGTCGGGTAGAGGCCGGCGAACTTCCGGCTCACTCCCAGGTCGCCCGCGCCACCTACACCGGCCCCTACGAAGGACTGGGACCTGCATGGGGCGAGTTTGACGGGTGGGTGAAGGAGGAGGGTCATACGCCGGAGGAGAGCCTCTGGGAGGTCTACATCAGCGGCCCGGAATCCAGCACCGATCCCTCCACCTGGCGCACCGACCTCTACCGTCCCTTGAAGGATTCTTAA
- a CDS encoding nuclear transport factor 2 family protein, with protein MSMSAKDFLRAYNDAFIEPDVDFLVSHTSEDIRWEMVGETVIEGRAAFQEALSQMEGSTTLEMNVDTLYVTDGRGTVSGTMRTLSALGEEYHFAFCDLYEFEGDSELRVTKLTAYVITLTET; from the coding sequence ATGAGCATGTCTGCCAAAGATTTTCTTCGCGCGTACAACGACGCCTTTATCGAGCCGGACGTGGACTTTCTCGTAAGCCACACCAGCGAGGACATTCGTTGGGAGATGGTTGGCGAAACGGTGATTGAAGGTCGAGCCGCATTCCAAGAGGCCTTGAGTCAGATGGAAGGCTCCACGACCCTGGAGATGAACGTCGACACGCTCTACGTGACCGATGGCCGGGGCACGGTTTCGGGCACGATGCGTACGCTTTCGGCCCTCGGCGAGGAGTACCATTTTGCGTTTTGCGATCTCTACGAGTTTGAGGGAGACTCGGAGCTTCGCGTCACGAAGCTTACGGCCTATGTCATCACGCTCACCGAGACCTGA